The Candidatus Methylomirabilota bacterium genomic interval GGTCGAGGACGCCATTGGTGCGACTTGCCGCGCCATGTCAGTCGGTGCGATCAGGCGCGACGATCTGCTCACACTCCCCGAGCGCCATCTCGGTCTCGTCACAGCAGTCGAGGGCACGTTGACCCCGGCGCACCGGGCGCGTCTGGCGGAAATGATCGAGGCGTCGATCAACCTTGATCAGCTGTTGAAAATCGCGGCGCCCATGCGCGAAACCGCGAGGGCGCAATCCTGGGTGGACGCGGTGCCGACACGGGCGAGGATCGGCGTCGCCCGCGATGCGGCCTTCCAATTCTATTACCCCGAGAATCTGCAGCGGCTTCGGGCCGCCGGGGCAGAGATTGTGTTCTGGAGCCCGCAGGTCGCCGACACGCTTCCCGACGTCGATGGGTTGTACCTGGGCGGTGGCTATCCCGAGCTTCATGCTCGCGAGCTCAGTGAGAACGAGGGTGTGCGAAAGGCTGTGCGCGCATTTGCCGAGGCCGGGAGGCCGATCTACGCGGAGTGCGGCGGCCTCATGTATCTCGCGGAAACGCTCGAAGATCCTGAGGGCGTCGCCCATCCCATGGTGGGAGTGTTGCCCGCGACTGTCCGCATGCGGCCTCGCAAGCTGTCGCTCGGGTACACCGAAGTCTTCTTCACGTCGGATACGCCCCTCGGTCCCGCAGGGACGGTGGCCCGCGGCCACGAGTTCCACTACTCGACGCTCGACCTTGTCCCGGACTCCGTGGCACGCGCGTGGCG includes:
- a CDS encoding cobyrinate a,c-diamide synthase, whose amino-acid sequence is MAHPSPRVLVVAGVASGVGKTTVTLGLLEAFRRRGLVVQAFKVGPDFIDPGFHELITGRPSYSLDGWMCGQAHVVATVLREATGADIAIVEGVMGCFDGFDGTSDDGSTAQVAKWLGAPVVLVIDAKAQSRTAAAVVLGCERFDPALNVAAVIANRVGGDVHRRWVEDAIGATCRAMSVGAIRRDDLLTLPERHLGLVTAVEGTLTPAHRARLAEMIEASINLDQLLKIAAPMRETARAQSWVDAVPTRARIGVARDAAFQFYYPENLQRLRAAGAEIVFWSPQVADTLPDVDGLYLGGGYPELHARELSENEGVRKAVRAFAEAGRPIYAECGGLMYLAETLEDPEGVAHPMVGVLPATVRMRPRKLSLGYTEVFFTSDTPLGPAGTVARGHEFHYSTLDLVPDSVARAWR